The following are from one region of the Salmo trutta chromosome 20, fSalTru1.1, whole genome shotgun sequence genome:
- the LOC115155947 gene encoding C-X-C chemokine receptor type 1, with the protein MEMPEMDVDLSLFVEFLNFTYPPIDELMGVPCNVSILGLSSVGLMITYITVFILSVLGNSVVIYVVCCMARGRTTTDVYLMHLAMADLLFSSTLPFWAVYVYSHWIFGTFLCKFLSGLQDAAFYCGVFLLACISVDRYLAIVKATRALAQRRHLVGLVCGAVWLGAGLLSLPVALQREAIQPEDLEGQIICFENLTAASSDRWRVGVRVIRHVLGFFLPLSVMVVCYSCTAATLFRGVRNGGQKHKAMRVILAVVLAFVVCWLPRNISVLVDTLMRSGSLGEETCEFQNNVSVALYVTEVMAFTHCAVNPVLYAFIGQKFRNQLLVVLYKHGLISKRLMVAYRSGSANSTASQRSRNTSVTL; encoded by the coding sequence ATGGAAATGCCAGAAATGGATGTTGACCTTTCTCTCTTCGTTGAATTCCTCAACTTCACTTATCCTCCCATAGACGAGCTCATGGGGGTCCCTTGTAACGTCTCTATCTTGGGCTTGAGCAGTGTTGGTCTAATGATCACCTACATCACTGTGTTCATCCTCAGTGTGCTGGGTAACAGTGTAGTCATCTACGTGGTGTGCTGCATGGCTAGGGGCCGGACCACCACAGACGTCTATCTGATGCACCTAGCAATGGCTGACCTCCTCTTCTCCTCGACCCTCCCCTTCTGGGCCGTCTATGTCTACTCCCACTGGATTTTCGGAACCTTCCTCTGCAAGTTCCTGTCTGGCCTCCAGGATGCTGCCTTTTATTGTGGGGTTTTCCTGTTAGCGTGCATTAGTGTGGACCGCTACCTGGCTATTGTGAAGGCCACGCGGGCACTGGCCCAGCGGCGCCACCTGGTGGGGTTGGTGTGCGGAGCCGTGTGGCTGGGGGCGGGGCTACTCTCGTTGCCCGTGGCACTCCAACGGGAGGCTATCCAACCCGAGGATCTTGAAGGCCAGATCATCTGCTTTGAGAACCTGACTGCGGCGAGCAGCGACCGGTGGCGGGTGGGTGTGCGGGTGATTCGCCACGTGCTGGGCTTCTTCCTGCCACTGTCGGTCATGGTCGTCTGCTACAGCTGCACAGCAGCGACGCTGTTCCGTGGCGTGCGCAACGGCGGCCAGAAGCACAAGGCCATGCGCGTCATCCTGGCCGTGGTGCTGGCATTCGTTGTATGCTGGCTGCCGCGCAACATCAGCGTGCTGGTAGACACGTTGATGCGGAGCGGCTCGCTGGGCGAGGAGACGTGTGAGTTCCAGAACAATGTGAGCGTGGCGCTGTATGTGACTGAGGTGATGGCGTTCACGCACTGCGCCGTCAACCCCGTGCTCTATGCCTTCATCGGGCAGAAGTTCCGGAACCAGCTCTTGGTGGTGCTCTACAAGCATGGGCTGATCAGCAAGAGGTTGATGGTGGCATACCGCAGTGGCTCAGCCAACAGCACGGCCAGTCAAAGGTCTAGGAACACCTCTGTTACCCTGTAA
- the zgc:103759 gene encoding U8 snoRNA-decapping enzyme, which yields MASGQLSREEALACVGCRHACHILLYADTEAQLFEEIPIRHIVLMQMRFDGLLGFPGGLVDPSEESLEEGLSRELWEELGFSLSVTVEDHVSSCHNPSSSSSHPITHFYARRMEEKEIREVEKAAASTATDHGHEVMGMVRVPLYTLKGGGGGLPSFLSHSFIGNSRSQLEDALVRFGLVTPEELQTALKHAEQRRKQS from the exons ATGGCCAGTGGACAGCTGTCTAGAGAAGAGGCGTTGGCGTGTGTGGGGTGCAGACATGCGTGTCACATATTGCTCTATGCAGACACAGAAGCTCAGCTGTTCGAAGAAATCCCCATCAGACACATTGTACTG ATGCAGATGCGTTTTGATGGTCTGTTGGGTTTCCCTGGCGG TCTCGTTGACCCGTCCGAAGAATCCCTAGAGGAGGGCCTGAGCAGGGAACTGTGGGAGGAGCTGGGCTTCTCACTGTCAGTCACCGTGGAGGATCATGTGTCTTCCTGCCACaacccttcctcctcttcctctcacccCATTACTCACTTCTATGCCCGGAGAATGGAAGAGAAAGAGATCAGGGAGGTCGAAAAGGCAGCTGCTAGCACAGCAACAGACCATGGCCATGAG gtgaTGGGGATGGTCCGAGTTCCTCTCTACACactaaagggaggaggaggagggctccCCTCATTCTTGtcccactcctttattgggaacTCTCGCTCTCAGCTGGAGGACGCTCTAGTGCGCTTCGGCCTGGTGACACCCGAGGAGCTACAGACAGCACTCAAACACGCAGAGCAGAGGAGAAAACAATCTTAG
- the fkbp7 gene encoding peptidyl-prolyl cis-trans isomerase FKBP7: MMMMMLLPKSLVLYFFLCLQIYNVIVDVTVAVASIDDVKIEVLFTPEDCSKKSKKGDLMNAHYDGYLAKDGSQFYCSRSDKAGHPQWFVLGVGQIIKGLDMALNDMCAGEKRKVTVPPELAFGEKGKGPVPPNATLIFEVELYSVSKGPRSLESFRDIDLDDDKVLTRDEMTFYFKVEYERDGSKPREDSFYERMVNDVFQKSDHDRDGLITVKEYNIYEHDEL, encoded by the exons atgatgatgatgatgctgctgcCGAAATCTCTTGTGCTTTACTTCTTTTTATGTCTACAGATTTATAATGTCATTGTTGATGTTACAGTTGCAGTTGCGTCAATCGATGATGTGAAGATAGAGGTGTTATTCACGCCAGAGGACTGCTCAAAAAAGAGCAAAAAGGGAGACCTAATGAATGCACACTACGATGGGTATCTTGCTAAAGACGGTTCTCAGTTCTACTGTAG CCGCTCAGACAAAGCTGGACATCCTCAGTGGTTTGTGTTGGGAGTCGGTCAAATCATCAAGGGCCTGGACATGGCATTGAATGACATGTGTGCTGGGGAGAAACGCAAAGTCACTGTTCCACCTGAACTAGCCTTTGGAGAAAAAGGAAAAG GTCCTGTCCCACCCAATGCTACATTGATCTTCGAAGTGGAGCTCTACTCCGTGTCCAAAGGGCCACGCAGCCTGGAGTCCTTCAGAGATATAGACCTGGATGACGACAAGGTTCTCACTAGGGATGAG atGACATTCTACTTCAAGGTGGAGTATGAGAGAGATGGTAGTAAACCTCGTGAAGACTCCTTCTATGAGAGAATGGTGAATGACGTGTTCCAGAAGAGTGACCACGATAGAGATGGATTGATAACGGTGAAGGAATACAATATCTATGAACATGATGAGCTCTAG